In Mycolicibacterium phocaicum, one DNA window encodes the following:
- a CDS encoding bifunctional o-acetylhomoserine/o-acetylserine sulfhydrylase, protein MTTEAIDPTARWSFETKQIHAGQSPDSATNARALPIYQTTSYTFRDTDHAAALFGLAEPGNIYTRIMNPTTDVVEQRVAALEGGVAALFLSSGQAAATFAILNIAGTGDHVVASPRLYGGTYNLLHYTLPKLGVDVSFVADPDDLDSWRAAVRPNTKAFFAETISNPKIDILDIPGVSGVAHDNGVPLIVDNTVATPYLIQPLAHGADIVVHSATKYLGGHGSAIAGVIVDGGTFDWTGGKFPGFTEPDPSYHGVVFADLGAPAYALKARVQLLRDLGSAAAPFNSFLIAQGLETLSLRVERHVSNAQKVAEYLEGRPDVLSVNYAGLPSSPWYELGRKLAPKGTGAVLSFELTGGVEAGKAFVNALTLHSHVANIGDVRSLVIHPASTTHQQLTAEEQLASGVTPGLVRLAVGIEGIEDILADLEQGFAAAGSVGGADRKAALV, encoded by the coding sequence ATGACCACTGAGGCCATCGACCCCACCGCGCGCTGGAGCTTCGAGACGAAGCAGATCCACGCAGGTCAGAGCCCCGACAGCGCGACCAATGCCCGGGCGCTGCCGATCTACCAGACGACGTCGTACACGTTCCGCGACACCGACCACGCCGCCGCGCTGTTCGGGCTGGCCGAGCCGGGCAACATCTACACCCGCATCATGAACCCGACCACCGACGTGGTCGAGCAGCGCGTCGCCGCGCTCGAGGGTGGCGTGGCCGCGCTGTTCCTGTCGTCCGGACAGGCTGCCGCGACCTTCGCGATCCTGAACATCGCCGGCACCGGCGACCACGTCGTGGCCTCGCCGCGGCTGTACGGCGGCACCTACAACCTGCTGCACTACACGCTGCCCAAGCTCGGCGTCGACGTCAGCTTCGTGGCCGACCCCGACGACCTCGATTCGTGGCGCGCCGCCGTCCGGCCGAACACCAAGGCCTTCTTCGCCGAGACCATCTCCAACCCGAAGATCGACATCTTGGACATCCCGGGTGTCTCGGGCGTCGCGCACGACAACGGCGTGCCGCTGATCGTCGACAACACCGTCGCCACCCCGTACCTGATCCAGCCGCTGGCCCACGGCGCCGACATCGTCGTGCACTCGGCCACCAAGTACCTGGGCGGCCACGGCTCGGCGATCGCCGGCGTCATCGTCGACGGTGGCACCTTCGACTGGACGGGCGGCAAGTTCCCGGGCTTCACCGAGCCCGACCCGAGCTACCACGGTGTGGTGTTCGCCGACCTGGGCGCACCGGCCTACGCGCTCAAGGCGCGCGTGCAGCTGCTGCGCGATCTGGGCAGCGCCGCCGCTCCCTTCAATTCCTTCCTCATCGCGCAGGGATTGGAAACGCTGTCTCTGCGCGTTGAACGCCATGTGTCCAACGCGCAGAAGGTCGCCGAGTACCTCGAGGGCCGCCCGGACGTGCTCTCGGTGAACTACGCCGGCCTGCCGTCGTCCCCGTGGTACGAGCTGGGCCGCAAGCTGGCCCCCAAGGGCACCGGTGCGGTGCTGTCGTTCGAACTGACCGGCGGCGTCGAGGCCGGCAAGGCGTTCGTGAACGCGCTGACGCTGCACAGCCATGTCGCCAACATCGGTGATGTCCGATCGCTGGTGATCCACCCGGCGTCGACCACGCACCAGCAGCTGACCGCCGAAGAGCAGCTGGCCTCGGGAGTCACCCCGGGCCTGGTGCGGCTGGCTGTCGGCATCGAGGGCATCGAAGACATCCTCGCCGACCTGGAGCAGGGCTTCGCTGCTGCTGGATCGGTGGGGGGTGCCGACCGAAAGGCGGCATTGGTGTGA